From Streptomyces yatensis, one genomic window encodes:
- a CDS encoding glycosyltransferase family 2 protein, with protein MSGLSVVIPTKDKPESLRATLACLLADRPPSAEIVVVSDGEGPVAVPADAPVRVVEGPRRGRAAARNTGARAAGGTRLLFVDDDILTGPGFLSAHAAHGTGPGFVHGPLMEFPVARRWLAAHGPDPVAAAAVLNGGERLVRNNLEAAALAVAAGTAPARLGWLACVGANLSLSRAAFDQAGGFDEGFGTRWGCEDLELGVRLLAAGHRPTVDRGAPGVHLTHARPDRWEQHDVTHQRFASLHDTADVRALPLLLTGSLAAYFAAAGS; from the coding sequence ATGAGCGGGCTGAGCGTCGTCATCCCGACGAAGGACAAGCCGGAGTCGCTGCGCGCCACGCTGGCGTGTCTGCTGGCCGATCGGCCGCCCTCGGCGGAGATCGTCGTCGTCAGCGACGGGGAGGGGCCCGTGGCCGTTCCGGCGGACGCGCCGGTCCGCGTCGTCGAGGGCCCGCGCCGGGGCCGGGCCGCCGCCCGCAACACCGGTGCGCGCGCGGCCGGTGGCACCCGCCTGCTGTTCGTGGACGACGACATCCTCACCGGCCCCGGCTTTCTGTCCGCGCACGCCGCCCACGGCACCGGGCCCGGCTTCGTCCACGGTCCGCTGATGGAATTCCCCGTCGCCCGCCGCTGGCTGGCGGCCCACGGCCCCGACCCGGTCGCGGCGGCGGCCGTGCTGAACGGAGGCGAGCGGCTGGTCCGCAACAACCTGGAGGCCGCCGCGCTGGCCGTGGCCGCCGGGACGGCCCCGGCCCGGCTGGGCTGGCTGGCCTGTGTGGGCGCCAATCTGTCGCTGTCGCGGGCGGCGTTCGACCAGGCGGGCGGCTTCGACGAGGGCTTCGGCACCCGCTGGGGCTGCGAGGACCTGGAACTGGGGGTGCGGCTGCTGGCGGCGGGGCACCGGCCCACGGTGGACCGGGGCGCGCCCGGCGTCCACCTCACCCACGCCCGCCCCGACCGCTGGGAGCAGCACGACGTCACCCACCAGCGGTTCGCCTCGCTCCACGACACCGCCGACGTCCGCGCCCTGCCACTGCTGCTGACGGGGAGTCTGGCCGCCTACTTCGCGGCCGCCGGGTCCTGA
- a CDS encoding type II 3-dehydroquinate dehydratase, translating into MAELLLLNGPNLAQLGRRRPEIYGTTTLAGIEEMVREAVPGHTVRAVQDECEGALVRAVHAAGDCAGAIVNPGALMMAGWSLRDALESFPAPWIEVHLSNVWAREEFRHHSVLSPPASGVIAGLGADGYRVAALALLARIEG; encoded by the coding sequence ATGGCTGAGCTGCTGCTGCTCAACGGCCCGAACCTGGCGCAACTCGGCCGGCGCCGCCCGGAGATCTACGGCACCACGACGCTCGCCGGGATCGAGGAGATGGTCCGCGAAGCCGTCCCCGGCCACACCGTGCGGGCCGTGCAGGACGAATGCGAGGGGGCGCTTGTGCGCGCCGTGCACGCCGCCGGCGACTGCGCGGGCGCCATCGTCAACCCGGGTGCGCTGATGATGGCCGGGTGGAGCCTGCGCGACGCGCTGGAGAGCTTCCCCGCCCCGTGGATCGAGGTCCATCTGTCGAATGTGTGGGCCCGCGAGGAGTTCCGGCACCACTCGGTGCTCTCGCCGCCGGCCTCGGGCGTCATCGCGGGCCTGGGCGCCGATGGGTACCGGGTCGCGGCGCTGGCGCTGCTGGCCAGGATCGAGGGCTGA
- a CDS encoding radical SAM protein, which yields MIDTLLGNDLVINEDSCNLSCTYCLTGQSNLKQSHHAQLIFGPPTRDRYAEGSLLGRRLPLIAGRIDDTFRAPMLKVTGGEIFLVAGIMDYLREQAAQHEVLIVQTNGVLVRGEHLEELRGWKNVVLQVSLDSHLFAGNSHRVQTESLHGKVLRRIETILDSGLPVEIYGVLNDRSAPEVPAFARWLADRERPPTFFPFPVRGPDSERFAMRPDQIVHIEELVDRYDELAAVLPPRPYFDRLLSFLREGERTFRCHLPRLVISTFSDGMVTPCPNIWFSNMGNLLEDDHAESLRRVGETGLYTALLAERPRLNACKGCFTPWDTLSMYFEDEITLDELCQAPTYAPPVIRELIAERKRLYKEGRDGVSCGG from the coding sequence GTGATCGACACACTCCTCGGAAACGACCTGGTCATCAATGAGGACTCGTGCAATCTCAGCTGCACGTACTGCCTCACCGGCCAGAGCAACCTCAAGCAGTCGCACCACGCACAGCTGATATTCGGGCCGCCGACCCGGGACCGCTACGCCGAGGGCAGCCTCCTCGGGCGCCGCCTCCCGCTCATCGCCGGGCGCATCGACGACACGTTCCGCGCGCCGATGCTCAAGGTCACCGGCGGGGAGATCTTCCTGGTCGCCGGGATCATGGACTATCTGCGCGAGCAGGCCGCCCAGCACGAGGTGCTGATCGTCCAGACCAATGGGGTGCTGGTCCGCGGGGAGCACCTCGAGGAACTGCGCGGCTGGAAGAACGTCGTGCTCCAGGTATCCCTGGACAGCCACCTGTTCGCCGGCAACTCGCACCGGGTGCAGACCGAATCCCTGCACGGCAAGGTGCTGCGCCGGATCGAGACGATCCTCGACAGCGGCCTGCCGGTGGAGATCTACGGCGTGCTGAACGACCGCAGCGCCCCCGAGGTGCCGGCGTTCGCCCGCTGGCTCGCGGACCGGGAGCGCCCGCCGACCTTCTTCCCGTTCCCGGTGCGGGGCCCCGACTCCGAGCGGTTCGCGATGCGGCCCGACCAGATCGTCCACATCGAGGAACTGGTCGACCGCTACGACGAGTTGGCCGCGGTGCTGCCGCCCCGCCCCTATTTCGACCGGCTCCTGTCGTTCCTGCGGGAGGGCGAGCGGACCTTCCGCTGCCATCTGCCGCGCCTGGTCATCTCGACCTTCAGCGACGGCATGGTGACCCCGTGCCCGAACATCTGGTTCTCCAATATGGGCAATCTGCTGGAGGACGACCACGCCGAGTCGTTGCGGCGGGTCGGCGAGACCGGCCTGTACACCGCGCTGCTGGCCGAGCGGCCCCGGCTCAACGCGTGCAAGGGCTGCTTCACGCCCTGGGACACCCTGTCGATGTACTTCGAGGACGAGATCACCCTCGATGAGCTGTGCCAGGCCCCCACCTACGCCCCGCCGGTGATCCGGGAGTTGATCGCCGAGCGCAAGCGCCTCTACAAGGAGGGGCGCGACGGGGTGAGCTGCGGTGGCTGA
- a CDS encoding Gfo/Idh/MocA family protein, with product MTAALRVGLLGYGWVNRTVWLPRIHRHPRLELAAVHDPEAAGVPAATSWTGFLEARPDVVVIGTPNHTHAALACAVLERGIPVVVEKPLCLSRAEFDTLAGRARGVGLLVSRAAVRREDVRRLAGALPPGPLTVRASWLRAGGVPRPGSWFTGRATAGGGALLDLGWHLADVALGLLGRPRLATVAAELRTPGGGHAGGHTPGRAVWRGDAAGTGPVDVEVDGTVRAEFEGGARLVLRAAWESEVATDRTRFVVEGGGECRVLTGAFGFSPNRVAEPALTAWGPDSYRRVTVPDPVGREYDAQVEAIADFASGRLDWQAELAESAAVVDLLEAAYRASGRPLALPESTAV from the coding sequence GTGACCGCTGCGCTGCGGGTGGGCCTGCTCGGCTACGGCTGGGTCAACCGGACGGTCTGGCTGCCGCGGATCCACCGCCATCCGCGCCTGGAACTTGCGGCCGTCCACGACCCGGAGGCCGCCGGTGTCCCGGCGGCCACGTCCTGGACCGGTTTTCTGGAGGCCCGTCCCGACGTGGTCGTGATCGGCACCCCCAACCACACCCACGCCGCGCTGGCCTGCGCCGTGCTGGAGCGCGGCATACCCGTGGTGGTGGAGAAGCCGCTGTGCCTGAGCCGCGCGGAGTTCGACACGCTGGCCGGGCGGGCGCGCGGAGTCGGACTGCTGGTCAGCCGGGCCGCCGTGCGCCGCGAGGACGTACGGCGGCTGGCCGGTGCCCTGCCGCCGGGGCCGCTGACCGTACGGGCGAGCTGGCTGCGCGCGGGCGGGGTGCCGCGCCCCGGCTCGTGGTTCACCGGCCGCGCCACGGCGGGCGGTGGAGCGCTGCTCGACCTCGGCTGGCATCTGGCCGATGTGGCGCTCGGGCTGCTGGGCCGGCCCCGGCTCGCCACGGTGGCGGCCGAACTGCGCACGCCGGGCGGCGGGCACGCCGGTGGGCACACCCCCGGGCGCGCCGTCTGGCGCGGTGACGCGGCGGGCACGGGTCCGGTGGACGTCGAGGTGGACGGCACGGTGCGCGCCGAGTTCGAGGGCGGGGCGCGGCTGGTGCTGCGGGCGGCCTGGGAGAGCGAAGTGGCCACCGACCGCACGCGGTTCGTCGTCGAGGGCGGCGGTGAGTGCCGGGTGCTGACCGGGGCGTTCGGGTTCAGCCCGAACCGGGTGGCCGAGCCGGCGCTGACCGCCTGGGGCCCCGACTCCTACCGCCGCGTCACCGTGCCGGACCCGGTCGGGCGGGAGTACGACGCGCAGGTGGAGGCCATCGCCGACTTCGCCTCCGGGAGGCTGGACTGGCAGGCGGAGCTGGCCGAGTCCGCCGCCGTGGTGGACCTGCTGGAGGCCGCCTACCGGGCGTCGGGCCGCCCGCTGGCCCTGCCGGAGAGCACGGCCGTATGA
- a CDS encoding HAD family hydrolase: MSATSAVVFDLDGVLLDTTENMRRAFAATWRAARRPGDPPFTTFLAHMGAPLPRILEALGLPSELAAVYAAESTRHIELVTAHPGIPVVLASLASAGVPTAVATGKTYERALQALTAAGIAHALDVVIGSDQVTRPKPDPEIVRTALAALPDAPDTARAFFVGDSVLDMRSGRAAGATVVAAGWGQTAPETLRAEGPDHYAGTALGLLAVFGLPSPVRETSPGSHDG, encoded by the coding sequence ATGAGCGCTACCTCCGCTGTCGTCTTCGACCTGGACGGCGTCCTGCTCGACACCACCGAGAACATGCGCCGCGCCTTCGCCGCCACCTGGCGGGCCGCCCGGCGGCCGGGCGATCCACCGTTCACCACGTTCCTGGCCCATATGGGCGCGCCGCTGCCCCGGATCCTCGAAGCGCTCGGCCTGCCCTCCGAGTTGGCGGCGGTCTACGCGGCCGAGAGCACCCGCCACATCGAGCTGGTCACCGCGCACCCGGGCATCCCGGTGGTGCTGGCCTCGCTCGCCTCGGCCGGGGTGCCGACCGCCGTCGCGACCGGGAAGACCTACGAGCGCGCCCTGCAGGCGCTCACCGCCGCCGGGATCGCCCACGCCCTGGACGTCGTGATCGGCAGCGACCAGGTGACGCGGCCCAAGCCCGATCCGGAGATCGTGCGGACCGCGCTCGCCGCACTGCCCGACGCCCCTGACACGGCACGGGCGTTCTTCGTCGGCGACAGCGTGCTGGACATGCGCTCCGGCCGGGCCGCGGGCGCCACCGTGGTCGCGGCGGGCTGGGGGCAGACCGCCCCGGAGACGCTGCGCGCCGAAGGCCCCGACCACTACGCGGGGACCGCCCTCGGCCTGCTCGCCGTGTTCGGCCTGCCCTCCCCCGTGCGGGAGACGTCTCCGGGATCCCACGATGGCTGA
- a CDS encoding AMP-binding protein: MADLAISAGGLDGLDGLDGVEPATTVALAGANGGPWLAAYRTLIDAGAVVLLLDRDAPPAEHRRLLDAAGGGRLVVVDGDRVTVTGDPASSGHPPGTVLLPSSGTTGAPKLVARSTDSLRAEGRRHARYARLGADDTLLIPLHLWHAYALGWAHAAFEAECAIAAVPPHALGRCAEHIAAGATVLALVPTVARLLAQRTGKAVPDNALRMAMVGAGPVDAALEERFTAAFGIGLARNYGSTETGALFSGAPGSPPGCVGFPLDGVEFRVAGPDGADMRPGAQGELLVRVDGEAWHPMGDLAAYDPAAGLRLLGRRTRAIRRGDRWIAPEEIEAALCRHPDIADARVYPVRHGTSVALQAEVVHVRGPGADVSGLGEHAKALLGPQKVPDRVRCVGEVPRGRVGKPLPPRALALAGRDALVAAATAYKRSELLFTLVDLGIVEALGEGARTVPELAVRLGLDEAACAELLRAAEDAGLLRPEDPVPTTGEGTGGVDTALVALEAELSRSWVTREALAEVVRSGAARRPFDREGPSERLREVYETALHGEAAHRRARSGLALARFTAGHRLLEVSAGPGVYHRVAGEGTYAGRGPLPDGVFDLVVLANAIHGPAADLRAVAERLAPGGRLLVDDVFLDAPEGVPPETRLDWLTHGGTAWPTEAAATAGLAAAGLTVRRTLHLGRPACTLLLAARERP; encoded by the coding sequence GTGGCTGACCTGGCGATCAGCGCGGGCGGCCTCGACGGTCTCGACGGGCTCGACGGTGTTGAGCCCGCGACGACCGTCGCGCTCGCCGGGGCCAACGGCGGCCCCTGGCTCGCGGCCTACCGGACGCTGATCGACGCCGGGGCCGTGGTGCTGCTGCTCGACCGTGACGCGCCGCCCGCCGAGCACCGCAGACTCCTGGACGCGGCCGGGGGCGGACGCCTCGTCGTCGTGGACGGCGACCGCGTCACGGTCACCGGCGACCCCGCGTCCTCGGGCCATCCGCCGGGCACCGTACTGCTGCCCAGCTCGGGAACCACCGGCGCGCCCAAGCTCGTCGCGCGGTCGACGGACTCCCTGCGCGCCGAGGGGCGCCGGCATGCGCGGTACGCGCGCCTGGGCGCCGATGACACGTTGCTGATACCGCTGCATCTGTGGCACGCCTACGCGCTCGGCTGGGCGCACGCCGCGTTCGAGGCCGAGTGCGCGATCGCCGCGGTCCCGCCCCATGCGCTCGGCCGCTGCGCGGAGCACATCGCCGCCGGGGCCACCGTGCTCGCGCTCGTCCCGACCGTCGCGCGGCTGCTCGCGCAGCGCACCGGCAAAGCGGTGCCGGACAACGCGCTGCGCATGGCCATGGTCGGCGCGGGGCCGGTCGACGCGGCGCTGGAGGAGCGGTTCACCGCAGCGTTCGGCATCGGCCTGGCGCGCAACTACGGCTCCACCGAGACCGGGGCGCTGTTCAGTGGCGCGCCCGGCAGCCCGCCCGGCTGCGTCGGATTCCCGCTGGACGGCGTGGAGTTCCGCGTGGCCGGCCCGGACGGCGCCGATATGCGGCCCGGCGCCCAGGGCGAGTTGCTGGTGCGGGTGGACGGCGAGGCGTGGCACCCCATGGGCGACCTGGCCGCCTACGACCCCGCCGCGGGGCTGCGGCTGCTGGGGCGCCGCACACGTGCCATCCGGCGCGGGGACCGGTGGATCGCGCCGGAGGAGATCGAGGCCGCGCTGTGCCGCCACCCCGACATCGCCGACGCCCGCGTCTACCCCGTGCGGCACGGCACCTCGGTCGCGCTCCAGGCCGAGGTGGTGCATGTGCGCGGACCGGGCGCGGACGTCTCCGGACTCGGCGAGCACGCGAAGGCGCTGCTCGGCCCGCAGAAGGTCCCCGACCGCGTCCGGTGCGTCGGCGAGGTGCCGCGCGGCCGGGTCGGCAAACCCCTTCCGCCGCGTGCGCTCGCCCTGGCGGGCCGGGACGCCCTGGTCGCCGCCGCCACCGCCTACAAGCGCAGTGAACTGCTCTTCACGCTGGTGGACCTCGGCATCGTCGAGGCGCTCGGCGAAGGAGCGAGGACCGTGCCGGAACTGGCGGTGCGGCTGGGCCTGGACGAGGCCGCCTGCGCCGAGTTGCTGCGCGCCGCCGAGGACGCCGGGCTGCTGCGCCCCGAGGACCCCGTCCCCACCACCGGCGAGGGGACCGGCGGCGTGGATACGGCGCTGGTCGCGCTGGAGGCGGAGCTGTCGCGGTCGTGGGTGACCCGCGAGGCCCTGGCGGAGGTCGTCCGGTCCGGGGCCGCGCGGCGCCCGTTCGACCGCGAGGGGCCCTCCGAGCGGCTGCGCGAGGTCTACGAGACGGCCCTGCACGGGGAGGCGGCCCACCGCCGCGCCCGCAGCGGCCTGGCGCTGGCCCGCTTCACCGCCGGTCACCGCCTCCTGGAGGTATCCGCCGGGCCCGGTGTCTACCACCGGGTCGCCGGCGAGGGCACCTACGCCGGGCGCGGGCCGCTCCCCGACGGCGTCTTCGACCTGGTGGTGCTCGCCAACGCGATCCACGGCCCGGCGGCCGACCTGCGCGCCGTCGCCGAGCGGCTGGCCCCCGGCGGGCGGCTGCTGGTGGACGACGTGTTCCTGGACGCGCCCGAGGGCGTTCCGCCGGAGACCCGGCTGGACTGGCTCACCCACGGCGGTACCGCCTGGCCCACCGAGGCGGCGGCGACCGCGGGGCTGGCCGCCGCCGGGCTGACCGTCCGCCGGACCCTGCACCTGGGCCGCCCCGCCTGCACGCTGCTGCTCGCCGCCCGGGAGCGGCCGTGA
- a CDS encoding DegT/DnrJ/EryC1/StrS family aminotransferase has protein sequence MTLDPTAAPPAPVRRIDPDDLPPWPQHDHTERAALDRVLAQGQWWRAAGTENEDFEREFAAYNGAPHALAVTNGTAALELALRLHGIGPGDEVVLPAFTFISTSLAVQNVGAIPVPADVDPDTYCLTPEAVRTALTPATRAVIPVHMAGHLADMHGLGDLAADHGLALIQDAAHAQGGVWDGTPVGAFPTVACYSFQNGKLMTAGEGGALTLPDEKTYEQAYLMHTCGRPRGDTTYQHETGGSNYRVSEFTAAILRAQLARLAGQTRIRERRAALLDALLAEVPGLRLQARDPRMDVNPHYMYLVALDPSAGRAARDALVAGLTAAGVPACVNFPPVYRTGSFRAGPVPTTPVPELAERCAVAEDLGAHGLWIHHRVLLAEPHVVERVATVVAALAARAGDAVVTR, from the coding sequence GTGACCCTCGACCCGACAGCCGCGCCCCCGGCACCCGTCCGCCGGATCGACCCCGACGACCTGCCGCCGTGGCCCCAGCACGACCACACGGAGCGCGCGGCGCTGGACCGTGTCCTGGCGCAGGGTCAGTGGTGGCGGGCGGCGGGCACCGAGAACGAGGACTTCGAGCGCGAGTTCGCCGCGTACAACGGCGCGCCGCACGCGCTCGCGGTGACCAACGGCACCGCCGCGCTCGAACTGGCCCTGCGCCTGCACGGCATCGGGCCCGGCGACGAGGTCGTGTTGCCCGCGTTCACCTTCATCAGCACCTCGCTGGCCGTGCAGAACGTCGGCGCCATCCCCGTCCCGGCGGACGTGGACCCCGACACCTACTGCCTGACACCCGAAGCCGTCCGCACCGCGCTGACCCCCGCGACCCGCGCGGTCATCCCCGTCCATATGGCCGGCCACCTCGCCGATATGCACGGGCTGGGAGACCTCGCGGCCGACCACGGCCTCGCGCTCATCCAGGACGCCGCGCACGCCCAGGGCGGGGTGTGGGACGGGACGCCGGTCGGCGCGTTCCCCACGGTCGCCTGCTACAGCTTCCAGAACGGCAAGCTGATGACCGCGGGGGAGGGCGGGGCGCTGACCCTGCCCGACGAGAAGACGTACGAGCAGGCGTACTTGATGCACACCTGCGGGCGGCCGCGCGGCGACACCACCTACCAGCACGAGACGGGCGGCTCCAACTACCGCGTCAGCGAGTTCACGGCGGCGATCCTGCGCGCCCAGCTCGCCCGCCTGGCCGGGCAGACGCGGATCCGGGAGCGGCGCGCCGCCCTGCTCGACGCGCTGCTGGCGGAGGTGCCCGGACTGCGCCTGCAGGCCCGCGACCCGCGGATGGACGTCAACCCGCACTACATGTACCTGGTGGCCCTCGACCCGTCGGCCGGCCGGGCGGCGCGCGACGCGCTGGTGGCGGGGCTGACGGCGGCGGGCGTCCCGGCGTGCGTCAACTTCCCGCCCGTCTACCGCACCGGGTCCTTCCGGGCGGGCCCGGTGCCCACGACCCCCGTACCGGAGCTGGCCGAGCGGTGCGCGGTGGCGGAGGACCTGGGCGCCCACGGCCTGTGGATCCACCACCGGGTGCTGCTGGCCGAACCACACGTGGTGGAGCGCGTGGCCACCGTGGTCGCCGCACTGGCCGCGCGGGCCGGCGACGCCGTGGTGACGCGGTGA
- a CDS encoding SDR family NAD(P)-dependent oxidoreductase, with protein MSGPRVALVTGASGLLGAAICHTLADAGMTVLPVCHQGLERAAELAAKIGALEPVRADLTDPAAAMDRIRERGVAPGVLVCAHGRTLRRSVLTPGDDDGLWDLNVHSVTRLAGLLGKGMLRQRGGRIVLVGSRAGSVGMPGQAEYAATKAALSAWAASAAWDFGRFGVTVNVVAPGAVRPRPGSSLYTEEENRAVTERIALRRLATPEEVADAVAFLAGPRSGYITGQTLLVDGGARW; from the coding sequence GTGAGCGGTCCGCGCGTGGCGCTGGTGACCGGCGCGAGCGGCCTGCTCGGTGCCGCGATCTGCCACACCCTGGCCGACGCGGGCATGACCGTCCTGCCCGTGTGCCACCAGGGCCTGGAACGGGCGGCCGAACTCGCCGCGAAGATCGGCGCGCTCGAACCCGTCCGGGCCGACCTGACCGACCCGGCCGCCGCGATGGACCGGATCAGGGAGCGCGGCGTCGCGCCCGGCGTCCTGGTGTGCGCCCACGGCAGGACACTGCGCCGCAGTGTCCTGACCCCCGGCGACGACGACGGCCTGTGGGACCTCAACGTCCACTCGGTCACCCGGCTGGCCGGGCTCCTCGGCAAGGGGATGCTGCGCCAGCGGGGCGGCCGGATCGTACTGGTCGGATCCCGCGCCGGAAGCGTCGGGATGCCCGGCCAGGCCGAGTACGCGGCCACCAAGGCCGCGCTGTCGGCGTGGGCGGCGTCGGCCGCCTGGGACTTCGGCCGCTTCGGCGTCACCGTCAACGTCGTGGCGCCCGGCGCCGTCCGGCCCCGCCCCGGCTCCTCGCTCTACACGGAGGAGGAGAACCGGGCCGTCACCGAGCGCATCGCACTGCGCCGCCTCGCCACGCCGGAGGAGGTCGCCGACGCGGTGGCCTTCCTGGCCGGGCCGCGCTCCGGCTACATCACCGGGCAGACGCTGCTGGTGGACGGGGGCGCGCGATGGTGA
- a CDS encoding PIG-L family deacetylase, with protein sequence MRRVVVSPHPDDAVWSCGGMFGAWAAGPGTLTVVTVFDGGPAAAVRRAEDAAALAAWPVRAAGLGFPDAAHRGARYPGPLSRRRAVHPDDAELAEAVAAALAPYLREGDLLLLPLAGRTHVDHVIARAAAERAAAGTAVQVAYYAEFPYRPPPAGGPGMEVTEHRADFSAWLRGALAYRSQVTEMFGGPLRFGRALAGHARTPAVWREHRPAAQDPAAAK encoded by the coding sequence ATGCGCCGCGTCGTGGTGAGCCCGCATCCCGATGACGCCGTGTGGTCCTGCGGCGGGATGTTCGGCGCGTGGGCGGCGGGCCCCGGCACTCTCACCGTGGTCACGGTCTTCGACGGCGGTCCCGCGGCCGCCGTCCGCCGCGCCGAGGACGCCGCCGCGCTGGCCGCCTGGCCGGTCCGGGCGGCCGGCCTCGGCTTCCCCGACGCCGCGCACCGCGGGGCCCGTTACCCGGGGCCGCTGTCGCGCCGCCGCGCCGTGCACCCCGACGACGCGGAGCTGGCCGAGGCGGTGGCGGCCGCGCTGGCCCCGTATCTGCGCGAGGGCGACCTGCTGCTGCTTCCGCTGGCCGGGCGGACCCATGTGGACCATGTCATCGCGCGTGCGGCCGCCGAGCGCGCGGCGGCCGGGACCGCCGTCCAGGTCGCGTACTACGCCGAGTTCCCCTATCGGCCGCCCCCGGCGGGCGGTCCCGGCATGGAGGTCACCGAGCACCGGGCCGACTTCTCCGCCTGGCTGCGCGGTGCTCTGGCCTACCGGTCCCAGGTGACGGAGATGTTCGGCGGACCGCTGCGGTTCGGCCGGGCGCTGGCGGGGCACGCCCGCACCCCCGCGGTGTGGCGGGAGCACCGGCCGGCCGCTCAGGACCCGGCGGCCGCGAAGTAG